The following are from one region of the Nymphaea colorata isolate Beijing-Zhang1983 chromosome 7, ASM883128v2, whole genome shotgun sequence genome:
- the LOC116257236 gene encoding multicopper oxidase LPR1 homolog 1-like has translation MKLFYCFVAVVLLNVIACCVRGYQLKAAYSTRQKLLENQDDTLHMFVDKLPNMPKVYGYSYVHGVPKPKHIAVGMFMKKWKFHRDLPPTTVFAFGTSPEEATVPGPTIEALDSVPTYVTWENHLPHKHILPWDPTIPTAIPNRGVPTAVHLHGGIQSPQSDGNPLAWFTANFSETGPAWSRRTYTYPNQHQLPGNLWYHDHALGLTRTNLLVGLLGAYVVRSPEEEAPLGVPTGKFDRHLMIFDRTFNKDGSVYVNTTGVNPNIHPIWQPEYFGDTILVNGRAWPYLKVQRRKYRFRILNACNARYLNLSLSNGMALTQLASDSAYLPHPITLTSVLLAPAEIADVVVDFSESTTRKVALINDAVYPFPHGDPPDSRTGKVMMFLVKSAGRAPLAHDMDNSRVPQDLITYPSAVCNEAVKTRYIVFYEYGGSTGAPTHLYINGRRFEDPATEKPAVGSTEVWKVINLTPDNHPLHIHLAVFQAVEQRELVGVEEFMGCMTVENDALKCNVSKHARGQVVPVPMNERTWKNVVKMAPSFMTTVVVKFEFVHCKEPYPFDATAYPGYVYHCHILDHEDNSMMRPLVLVPK, from the exons ATGAAGCTGTTCTATTGTTTCGTCGCTGTTGTACTGCTAAATGTAATTGCTTGTTGTGTTCGTGGCTATCAACTGAAGGCTGCTTATTCTACAAGGCAAAAACTGCTCGAAAATCAAGATGACACCCTACATATGTTCGTTGACAAACTGCCAAACATGCCAAAGGTGTATGGTTATTCCTACGTCCATGGGGTGCCAAAGCCTAAGCACATCGCCGTTGGCATGTTTATGAAGAAAtgg AAATTCCACCGAGATCTACCGCCGACGACGGTGTTTGCATTCGGCACATCTCCGGAAGAAGCGACGGTGCCGGGCCCGACCATCGAAGCCCTCGACTCAGTGCCCACCTACGTCACTTGGGAAAACCACCTCCCCCACAAGCACATCCTCCCTTGGGACCCAACCATCCCCACCGCCATACCAAACAGAGGAGTCCCCACCGCCGTCCACCTCCACGGCGGCATCCAGTCACCACAGAGCGACGGCAACCCGTTAGCCTGGTTCACGGCCAACTTCAGCGAGACCGGACCGGCCTGGAGCCGGCGGACCTACACCTACCCCAACCAGCACCAGCTCCCAGGCAACCTCTGGTACCACGACCACGCCCTGGGGCTAACCAGAACGAACCTGCTGGTCGGTCTCCTTGGCGCCTACGTGGTCCGCAGCCCTGAGGAAGAGGCTCCATTGGGCGTGCCAACAGGCAAGTTCGACAGGCACCTCATGATCTTCGATCGGACCTTCAACAAGGACGGCTCCGTCTACGTCAACACCACAGGGGTGAACCCTAACATCCACCCCATATGGCAGCCTGAGTATTTTGGAGACACCATTTTAGTCAATGGCAGAGCTTGGCCTTACTTGAAGGTGCAGAGAAGGAAGTACCGTTTCAGGATCTTGAATGCCTGCAACGCTCGTTACTTGAACCTGTCGCTGAGCAACGGCATGGCCCTCACTCAGTTGGCCTCTGACTCTGCCTATTTGCCACACCCCATCACTCTCACCAGCGTCCTCCTCGCACCGGCCGAGATCGCAGACGTCGTCGTCGACTTCTCGGAGTCGACGACCAGAAAGGTCGCCCTGATCAACGACGCCGTCTATCCATTTCCCCACGGGGATCCACCGGACTCGAGGACCGGAAAAGTGATGATGTTCTTGGTGAAGTCGGCGGGCAGGGCGCCGCTAGCACATGATATGGATAATTCGCGGGTCCCTCAGGATTTAATCACTTATCCCTCGGCAGTCTGCAACGAGGCTGTCAAGACGAGGTACATTGTGTTCTATGAGTACGGCGGCTCGACCGGAGCTCCGACGCATTTGTACATCAACGGCAGGAGGTTCGAGGATCCAGCGACGGAGAAGCCGGCAGTTGGCAGTACGGAAGTCTGGAAGGTGATAAACTTGACGCCGGACAACCACCCGCTGCACATTCATCTTGCCGTTTTCCAGGCGGTAGAGCAGAGGGAGCTGGTGGGTGTGGAGGAGTTCATGGGATGCATGACTGTTGAGAATGATGCCCTCAAGTGCAACGTGAGCAAGCATGCCAGGGGTCAGGTTGTGCCTGTGCCGATGAACGAGAGGACGTGGAAGAACGTGGTGAAGATGGCGCCGTCCTTCATGACCACCGTCGTCGTGAAGTTTGAATTCGTTCACTGCAAAGAGCCTTACCCGTTCGATGCGACTGCTTATCCTGGATACGTCTACCATTGCCAT ATACTAGACCATGAAGACAATTCCATGATGAGACCACTTGTTCTTGTCCCCAAGTGA